A genomic region of Methanobrevibacter wolinii SH contains the following coding sequences:
- a CDS encoding DUF2085 domain-containing protein produces MSFNPLNLICHRRPDRTFSYKGHYFPVCARCTGFYISIFAYFIYAYFVFINYTPLLMFIGIFLLVPAGIDGFTQFLGWRESTNYLRLITGLLGGIGLAIIIKGLKYYIYLGLI; encoded by the coding sequence ATGTCTTTTAATCCATTAAATTTAATTTGTCATAGAAGACCTGATAGAACATTTTCATATAAAGGCCATTATTTTCCAGTATGTGCAAGATGTACTGGTTTTTACATAAGTATTTTTGCATATTTTATTTATGCTTATTTTGTATTTATAAATTATACTCCTTTATTGATGTTTATTGGTATATTTCTTCTTGTTCCTGCAGGTATTGATGGTTTTACTCAATTTTTAGGTTGGAGAGAAAGTACAAATTATTTAAGATTAATAACTGGTCTTTTAGGTGGAATTGGATTAGCTATTATTATAAAAGGTTTAAAATATTATATATATTTAGGATTAATATAA
- a CDS encoding class I SAM-dependent methyltransferase: protein MDKIEFKSSKNFIDIDYVLDVLNVRNVDSFMDIGCGDGHVVIEVSKLNKDAFIYAVDQSDDVINYVNSKIKELDISNIEVIQSNVDKHIDCEDNKVDLILMINVFHEFITERDKYNAISECNRVLKDNGKIAIIDFKKVPTFQGPPMKLRLSHNELEDYFSKQGFSLVYLNESIGTCVEEGYSHYLSVFKKYNF, encoded by the coding sequence ATGGATAAGATAGAGTTTAAATCCAGTAAAAATTTTATAGATATTGATTATGTTTTAGATGTACTTAATGTTCGTAATGTTGATTCATTTATGGATATTGGTTGCGGTGATGGTCATGTTGTAATTGAAGTAAGTAAATTAAATAAAGATGCTTTTATTTATGCAGTTGACCAATCTGATGATGTAATAAATTATGTGAATTCTAAAATTAAAGAATTAGATATTTCTAATATTGAAGTTATACAAAGTAATGTAGATAAACATATTGATTGTGAAGATAATAAAGTAGATTTAATATTAATGATTAATGTTTTTCATGAATTTATAACTGAAAGAGATAAATATAATGCGATTTCTGAATGTAATCGTGTTTTAAAAGATAATGGTAAAATTGCTATAATTGACTTTAAAAAAGTACCTACATTCCAAGGTCCACCAATGAAATTAAGACTTTCTCATAATGAGTTAGAAGATTATTTCTCAAAACAAGGTTTTTCTCTTGTTTATTTAAATGAATCTATTGGTACATGTGTAGAAGAAGGATATTCACATTATCTTTCAGTATTTAAAAAGTATAATTTTTAA
- a CDS encoding DUF447 domain-containing protein — MTNDLTTLGMEDGLHYEGIYTTISKDGVKDAAPIGINCKDKNKIGCRIFVGSTTLKNIQETKEFVINITDNPIAFVKSTIGNLNKEDFTEDNDIAIMKDVDAYIKCKAISIEKMDPIADHVNSHGEAYIIDSEVIEIIKNNKCAKALNRGFFSLLESLSNYTRLDIVDKEKQDYYVGRYNENKRIINKVSDDKTKEAMNILGDAMVKKGFKID; from the coding sequence ATGACAAATGATTTAACAACACTTGGAATGGAAGATGGTCTACATTATGAAGGAATTTATACAACAATTAGTAAAGATGGAGTAAAAGATGCTGCACCAATTGGAATTAATTGTAAAGATAAAAATAAAATTGGATGTAGAATCTTTGTAGGTAGTACAACACTTAAAAATATACAAGAAACTAAAGAGTTTGTAATAAATATTACAGATAATCCTATTGCATTTGTTAAATCTACTATTGGGAACTTAAATAAAGAGGATTTTACAGAGGATAATGATATTGCAATTATGAAAGATGTAGATGCATATATTAAATGTAAAGCAATATCAATTGAAAAGATGGATCCTATTGCAGATCATGTTAATTCACATGGTGAAGCATATATTATTGATTCAGAAGTTATAGAAATTATTAAAAATAATAAATGTGCTAAAGCATTAAATAGAGGTTTCTTTTCTCTTCTTGAATCACTTTCAAATTATACACGTTTAGATATTGTAGATAAAGAAAAACAAGATTATTATGTAGGACGTTATAATGAAAATAAAAGAATAATAAATAAAGTTTCTGATGATAAAACTAAAGAAGCTATGAATATTCTTGGTGATGCAATGGTTAAAAAAGGATTTAAAATAGATTAA
- a CDS encoding DUF11 domain-containing protein: PVVFVGNLTSFTVVVTNTGDCNLTGVSVLESNYTGLSYFNFTGVNWTKNGDVFTYANTLGVGESVNFTVVFKTVKSGNFTNIVIASSNETGNVSANNTTTVKTENHNNNTIDNKTKHNNTTNQDIVKYNNKNNLSGLGQGTPATGIPIFVLFIALISLLLLPKRRE, translated from the coding sequence ATCCTGTTGTATTTGTTGGTAATTTAACTTCATTTACTGTTGTTGTTACTAATACTGGTGATTGTAATTTAACTGGCGTTTCTGTTCTTGAGTCTAATTATACTGGTTTAAGTTATTTTAATTTTACTGGTGTTAATTGGACTAAAAATGGTGATGTTTTTACTTATGCTAATACTTTAGGTGTTGGTGAGTCTGTTAACTTCACTGTTGTATTTAAAACAGTTAAATCTGGTAATTTTACTAATATTGTTATTGCTAGTTCTAATGAGACTGGTAATGTAAGTGCTAATAATACAACTACTGTTAAAACAGAAAATCATAATAATAATACAATAGATAATAAAACTAAACATAATAATACAACTAATCAGGATATAGTTAAATATAATAATAAAAATAATTTATCTGGATTAGGTCAAGGAACTCCTGCAACTGGTATTCCTATATTTGTGTTATTTATTGCTTTAATAAGTTTATTATTATTACCAAAAAGAAGAGAATAA